In one Hymenobacter sp. DG25B genomic region, the following are encoded:
- a CDS encoding enoyl-ACP reductase, with the protein MSNNLLAGKVGIISGALNEESIAWKVALKAHAEGARFVLTNAPLAMRMGEINKLSEQCNAPIIPADATSMEDLEKLFTGTQEHFGGKIDFVLHSIGMSANIRKGKHYGELNYEWFQKTLDVSALSLHRMLAVAEKQDAFNEWGSVVALSYIAAQRAFLDYTDMSQAKAVLESIARSYGQRLGKLKKVRVNTVSQSPTKTTAGTGISGFDAFYEYANKMAPLGNAPAEACADYCISLFSDLTRYVTMQNLMHDGGFSTTGISEEIVEAIMNSKS; encoded by the coding sequence ATGTCCAATAACCTACTCGCTGGTAAGGTCGGCATCATTTCGGGTGCCCTGAATGAAGAATCAATTGCCTGGAAAGTAGCCCTGAAGGCCCACGCCGAAGGTGCCCGCTTCGTGCTGACCAATGCCCCGCTGGCTATGCGCATGGGCGAAATCAACAAGCTTTCCGAGCAATGCAACGCGCCCATTATTCCGGCCGATGCTACTTCTATGGAAGACCTGGAAAAGCTGTTCACTGGCACCCAGGAGCACTTTGGTGGTAAAATTGACTTTGTGCTGCACAGCATTGGCATGAGCGCCAACATTCGCAAAGGCAAGCACTACGGCGAGCTGAACTACGAGTGGTTCCAGAAAACGCTGGACGTATCGGCCCTGTCGCTGCACAGAATGCTGGCCGTTGCTGAAAAGCAGGACGCCTTCAATGAATGGGGCTCCGTGGTAGCGCTGTCTTACATTGCGGCCCAGCGCGCCTTCCTCGATTACACGGATATGTCGCAGGCTAAAGCGGTGCTGGAAAGCATTGCCCGCAGCTACGGCCAGCGCTTGGGTAAGCTCAAGAAAGTACGCGTGAACACCGTTTCGCAGTCGCCTACCAAAACTACGGCCGGTACCGGCATCAGTGGTTTCGATGCGTTTTATGAGTACGCCAACAAAATGGCACCGCTGGGCAACGCCCCCGCCGAAGCCTGCGCCGATTACTGCATCAGCCTGTTTTCGGACCTGACGCGCTACGTAACCATGCAGAACCTCATGCACGACGGCGGCTTCAGCACCACCGGCATCTCAGAAGAGATTGTGGAAGCTATTATGAATTCGAAGTCGTAA
- a CDS encoding phosphopantothenoylcysteine decarboxylase, which yields MRVLITAGPTYEPLDPVRFIGNHSTGKMGYALAEAFAAEGADVTLISGPTNLPDPSHARIQTQRVETADQMYTAAAAVAPTADVWVFAAAVADYKPRHVAENKIKKDGDTLTLDLVKNIDIAATLGQTKRPEQFSVGFALETNNEEDNARDKLRRKNFDMVVLNSLRDAGAGFRHDTNKVTLLTADGQMSIFELKPKAAVAHDIVAAVLARIPRHA from the coding sequence ATGCGCGTCCTCATCACCGCCGGCCCCACTTACGAGCCCCTCGACCCGGTCCGGTTTATCGGCAACCATAGCACCGGCAAAATGGGCTACGCGTTGGCCGAAGCCTTTGCCGCCGAAGGCGCGGACGTAACGCTCATCAGCGGCCCCACCAACCTGCCCGACCCTAGCCACGCGCGCATCCAGACCCAACGCGTAGAAACCGCCGACCAGATGTACACTGCCGCTGCGGCCGTAGCGCCCACAGCCGATGTATGGGTATTTGCCGCCGCCGTAGCCGACTACAAGCCGCGCCACGTGGCCGAAAATAAAATCAAGAAAGACGGCGACACGCTCACCTTGGACCTGGTGAAGAACATTGATATTGCCGCCACGCTGGGCCAGACCAAGCGGCCCGAACAATTTTCGGTGGGTTTTGCGTTAGAAACCAACAACGAAGAGGACAACGCCCGCGACAAGCTGCGCCGCAAAAACTTTGATATGGTGGTGCTGAACTCCCTGCGCGATGCCGGGGCCGGTTTCCGCCACGATACCAACAAAGTGACCCTGCTAACAGCCGATGGGCAAATGTCTATCTTTGAGTTGAAGCCCAAAGCGGCCGTAGCCCACGATATTGTGGCCGCCGTACTTGCCCGTATTCCGCGCCATGCCTAA
- a CDS encoding outer membrane protein assembly factor BamD translates to MLFIRPLLFVLLFGSLLLGSCTGYQKLLKSDDVNKKYNAALQYYEKGDYARAGTLLEELLPLLKGRPEAEKAEYYFANTNFQERNYVLSAYYFKQFYDTYPTSALAEEATFMYAKSLFRDSPEYELDQTNTYTAIESLQDFLNQYPESKFRPDAENMSKELQTKLETKSFEGAKLYYQLRYNQAAVIAFNTFQQQYPASPYNEEAAFLKVAAQYEFAKESVENKQRERYLEVVAFYQNLLDTYPQSKNLKAAESMYNDAREQLAQLKTEDAAASK, encoded by the coding sequence ATGCTCTTCATTCGCCCCCTTTTATTTGTTCTCTTGTTCGGCAGCTTGCTGCTCGGCTCCTGCACCGGCTATCAAAAGCTGCTGAAGAGCGACGACGTGAACAAAAAATACAATGCCGCGCTGCAGTATTACGAGAAGGGCGACTACGCCCGGGCCGGTACGCTGCTGGAAGAGCTGCTCCCGCTGCTGAAAGGCCGTCCGGAGGCGGAAAAGGCGGAGTATTACTTTGCCAATACCAACTTCCAGGAGCGGAACTACGTGCTCAGCGCCTACTACTTCAAGCAGTTCTACGACACGTATCCTACCTCCGCCCTGGCCGAGGAAGCTACGTTTATGTATGCCAAGTCTCTGTTCCGCGACTCGCCGGAGTATGAGCTGGACCAGACCAATACCTACACGGCCATTGAGTCGCTGCAGGATTTCCTGAATCAGTACCCGGAAAGCAAGTTTCGGCCCGATGCCGAGAATATGTCGAAGGAGTTGCAGACCAAGCTGGAAACCAAGTCTTTCGAAGGTGCCAAGCTTTACTACCAGCTGCGCTACAACCAGGCCGCCGTTATTGCTTTTAACACGTTTCAGCAGCAGTACCCGGCTTCGCCTTACAACGAAGAAGCGGCTTTTCTGAAGGTGGCCGCGCAGTACGAGTTTGCCAAGGAAAGTGTGGAAAACAAGCAGCGGGAACGGTATCTGGAGGTAGTAGCGTTCTACCAGAATCTGCTGGACACATATCCGCAGAGCAAAAACCTGAAAGCGGCCGAATCCATGTACAACGACGCCCGTGAACAGCTGGCTCAATTGAAAACGGAAGACGCCGCGGCTTCGAAATAA
- a CDS encoding GNAT family N-acetyltransferase, with protein sequence MLVLETERLALYQFTTDDAAFIRELLNTPGWLRFIGNRNIQTLEDARKYIENVLLPSYQQFGFGFYQVRLQTDDTAIGMCGLVKRPTLPAADIGYALLPAYTGRGYAAEAATAVAHYAFNTLGFPQLLAITEQENARSMHLLGKIGLRFERPIRLADMDFLLYSSTSPE encoded by the coding sequence ATGCTGGTTCTTGAAACAGAGCGCCTGGCGCTTTACCAGTTCACCACCGATGACGCCGCCTTTATCCGGGAGCTGCTCAATACGCCCGGCTGGCTCCGCTTCATCGGCAACCGCAACATTCAAACGTTGGAAGATGCCCGGAAATACATCGAAAACGTGCTGCTGCCCAGCTATCAGCAGTTTGGGTTCGGCTTTTATCAAGTCCGGCTGCAGACGGATGATACCGCCATTGGCATGTGTGGGCTGGTGAAGCGGCCTACGCTTCCTGCCGCCGACATTGGGTATGCCCTGCTACCCGCTTACACGGGCCGGGGCTACGCGGCCGAAGCCGCCACCGCCGTGGCTCACTATGCTTTCAATACGTTAGGCTTTCCGCAGCTGCTGGCCATTACGGAGCAGGAGAATGCCCGCTCGATGCATTTGCTGGGAAAAATCGGCCTGCGTTTCGAGCGGCCCATTCGCCTGGCGGATATGGATTTTCTGCTGTATTCCAGTACCTCTCCTGAATAG
- a CDS encoding DNA-directed RNA polymerase subunit omega: MKTPNSVSASIVTRNMSDLAADTGNVYESLAIISKRANQISVKLKEELNSKLAEFATTVDNLEEVFENREQIEISKHYERLPKPTNLAIEEFLEGKIHYRTPSAEESGE, encoded by the coding sequence ATGAAAACTCCGAACAGCGTATCTGCCTCTATCGTGACCCGCAACATGTCGGATCTGGCCGCAGACACCGGCAACGTATACGAGTCTCTTGCCATCATCTCGAAGCGGGCCAACCAGATTTCTGTGAAGCTGAAAGAAGAGCTGAACAGCAAGCTGGCTGAGTTTGCTACCACGGTAGACAACCTGGAAGAAGTATTCGAAAACCGCGAGCAAATCGAAATTTCGAAGCACTACGAGCGTCTGCCCAAGCCCACCAACCTGGCTATTGAAGAGTTCCTGGAAGGCAAAATCCACTACCGCACGCCAAGCGCTGAGGAAAGCGGCGAGTAA
- a CDS encoding DUF4835 family protein, whose product MPKSLLLFLLMWCCTAIVATAQELNCEVRVSTENVTIADRQLVSQMEKDISQFLNKRRWTNETYRPEERINCKLFIGIQAIPQSGTYQATARIISSRPVYGTGYETNLLTFADKGWVFNYSPQNPLDYSETSFVSNLSSLLSFYAYIVIGMDHDSFARMGGSPYYDVARQIVANAASQTLENDKGWKDTESRNRYWLLNNLQDPQLEACRTALYAYYRQGLDIFIEKPKDARASMVSALQGIQQAAQRRPGTLLIRAFFDAKADEIANVFRTSQEQEQKATVVTMLTEIDPTNSAKYQSILQR is encoded by the coding sequence ATGCCTAAATCTCTGCTGCTTTTCCTGTTGATGTGGTGCTGCACCGCCATTGTGGCCACGGCGCAGGAGCTCAACTGCGAAGTGCGCGTCAGCACGGAAAACGTCACCATTGCCGACCGGCAGCTGGTGTCGCAGATGGAAAAGGACATCAGCCAGTTTCTGAACAAGCGCCGCTGGACCAATGAAACCTATCGGCCGGAGGAGCGCATCAACTGCAAGCTCTTCATCGGGATTCAAGCCATTCCCCAGTCCGGCACTTACCAGGCTACGGCCCGCATCATTAGCTCGCGGCCGGTATATGGCACGGGCTACGAAACCAACCTGCTGACCTTCGCCGACAAAGGCTGGGTGTTCAACTACTCGCCCCAGAACCCACTGGATTACTCGGAAACGTCCTTCGTTTCCAACCTCTCGTCGTTGCTGAGCTTTTATGCCTACATCGTCATTGGCATGGACCACGACAGCTTTGCCCGCATGGGCGGCTCGCCGTACTATGATGTGGCCCGGCAGATTGTAGCCAATGCCGCTTCCCAAACCCTGGAAAACGACAAAGGCTGGAAAGATACCGAGTCCCGCAACCGCTACTGGCTGCTGAATAACCTGCAGGACCCGCAGCTGGAAGCCTGCCGCACGGCGCTGTATGCCTACTACCGGCAGGGGCTGGACATATTTATTGAAAAGCCCAAAGACGCCCGCGCCAGCATGGTGAGTGCCTTGCAGGGCATTCAGCAGGCGGCCCAGCGCCGCCCTGGTACCTTGCTTATCAGGGCCTTTTTTGATGCCAAGGCAGATGAAATTGCCAACGTTTTCCGCACCAGCCAGGAGCAGGAACAGAAGGCAACAGTGGTAACGATGCTGACGGAAATAGACCCCACCAACTCGGCCAAGTATCAGTCGATTTTGCAGCGGTAG
- the recN gene encoding DNA repair protein RecN: MLVDLRIQNYALIEQLELRPSALLNIITGETGAGKSIMLGAIGLLLGNRADSRLLFNTERKCVIEGQFDISSYHLQDIFESEDLDYDTQCILRREISPAGKSRAFVNDTPVTLETLRHIGANLMDIHSQHDTLLLGDAVFQLNLLDLYAGLVPTRAQYSSSYRQYRKLEADLKDLESQVAQANKELDYHSFLLSELEEARLDNEDQEAQEQEIKQLEHAEEIKVKLSHAYQSLSESEYCATGSMKEAATLLGQIAGYADAFKELKQRLDSCLIELHDIADEVEAAERRTEADPKRLDELQSRLTVLYNLQRKHQVRDMEALLAVREELRQKVSSVLNLDKEISRLRKDTDGALATVTRQATRLSEARQKAFPLFELELSSLLADLGMPHARIVVQHHTGQPGPSGTDVVSILFTANKGAQPQTLSKAASGGEFSRLMLCIKYMLADKTALPTIVFDEIDTGISGEIAVKVGRMMQQMAQKHQLVAISHLPQMAAAGDTHYFVYKEDRADRTVSRIRQLNTEERIREIAQMIAGANPSEHAFQSARELLAMRGEVMMG, encoded by the coding sequence ATGCTCGTTGATCTTCGAATTCAGAACTACGCTCTCATTGAGCAACTGGAGCTGCGGCCTTCGGCCCTGCTCAACATTATTACCGGCGAAACCGGTGCGGGCAAGTCCATTATGCTCGGCGCCATTGGGCTTTTGCTCGGTAACCGCGCCGATTCGCGCCTGCTCTTCAACACGGAGCGCAAGTGCGTGATTGAAGGCCAGTTTGATATTTCCAGCTACCACTTGCAGGATATTTTCGAGTCGGAAGACCTCGATTATGATACCCAGTGTATTCTGCGGCGGGAAATCAGCCCGGCCGGGAAATCCCGGGCATTTGTAAACGATACGCCCGTGACGCTGGAAACCCTGCGGCACATTGGCGCCAATCTGATGGACATTCACTCCCAGCACGATACGCTGCTGCTGGGGGATGCCGTGTTTCAGCTGAACCTGCTGGATTTGTATGCCGGCCTGGTGCCCACCCGGGCCCAATACAGCAGCTCCTACCGCCAGTACCGCAAGCTGGAAGCCGACCTGAAAGACCTGGAAAGCCAGGTAGCCCAAGCCAACAAAGAGCTGGACTACCATAGCTTTTTGCTGAGTGAGCTGGAAGAAGCCCGCCTCGATAACGAAGACCAGGAAGCCCAGGAGCAGGAAATCAAGCAGCTGGAGCACGCCGAGGAAATCAAGGTGAAGCTTAGCCATGCCTATCAGTCGCTGTCAGAAAGCGAGTATTGCGCCACCGGCAGCATGAAAGAAGCCGCTACGCTGCTGGGCCAGATTGCGGGCTACGCTGATGCCTTCAAAGAGCTAAAGCAGCGCCTCGACAGCTGTCTGATTGAGCTGCACGATATTGCCGACGAGGTAGAAGCCGCCGAGCGCCGCACCGAAGCCGACCCCAAGCGCCTCGATGAGCTGCAAAGCCGCCTCACGGTGCTCTATAATCTGCAGCGCAAACACCAGGTGCGCGACATGGAAGCCTTGCTGGCCGTGCGCGAGGAGCTGCGCCAGAAAGTAAGCTCCGTCCTGAATCTGGACAAAGAAATTTCCCGCCTGCGCAAAGACACAGATGGTGCGCTGGCCACCGTTACGCGCCAGGCCACCCGGCTTTCCGAGGCCCGACAAAAAGCATTCCCGCTGTTTGAACTGGAGCTGTCTTCCCTGCTGGCAGACCTGGGCATGCCGCACGCGCGCATTGTAGTGCAGCACCACACGGGGCAGCCCGGCCCCAGCGGTACCGATGTGGTGAGCATACTATTCACGGCCAACAAAGGCGCCCAGCCCCAAACCCTGAGTAAAGCCGCCTCCGGTGGGGAATTCTCCCGCCTGATGCTGTGCATCAAATACATGCTGGCCGATAAAACCGCGCTGCCCACCATCGTATTCGATGAAATTGACACCGGTATTTCCGGCGAAATAGCCGTGAAAGTAGGCCGCATGATGCAGCAAATGGCGCAAAAGCACCAGTTGGTAGCCATTTCGCATCTGCCGCAAATGGCCGCTGCCGGCGATACGCACTACTTTGTGTACAAGGAAGACCGCGCCGACCGCACCGTGAGCCGCATCCGCCAACTGAACACCGAGGAGCGCATCCGGGAAATTGCACAAATGATTGCGGGGGCTAACCCCAGTGAGCATGCCTTCCAGAGTGCCCGCGAATTGCTGGCCATGCGCGGCGAAGTGATGATGGGCTGA
- a CDS encoding OstA-like protein yields the protein MSSLKHFFLLCCLLLPALAWAQQTPARKPATPAKGQRIELLPGTQELIGGEFNGVEIRKLIGNVSFKQGDTFMYCDSAYQYTDRNSIEAFSNVRIVQNDTLTITGDRATYDGDARKARMTGNVVMRDPRMTLTTPVLDYDLNRKLAYYSGGGHLTDPENTLDSRRGYYNTQTKVFSFKGGVQVQTKDNTINSDTLQYNTVSKIVYFFSPTRIKGAQGSLYAENGYYNTATRVSNFKSNAKIETRDYLLGGDNLYYDESRQYGLATGRVSMVSKKDNITIRGDVGRYWRTLGKAKVYGSAVMRNIADRDTLYLAADTLMSVDSRDPAKPGGVVYAYRKVRIFRKDLQGRCDSLTYDRADSVIYLNRRPVLWSGTNQLTADSMELRLRRQKIDQMRLYANSFIAGKDTLLNYNQVKGRNMVGYFQGNKLKKVDVLGNAESLYFALEGDTSLTGMNKAVSSNMALRFGQDSKLQTISFLTNPDASFIPPHELKDEDKQLKGFQWREKERPTRRGTLGKHFALPVKAKPKTKVKRKATTTKTRAATKAKARPAAAPKKPAPAPTKPAQKVTTPQPKPSTVVPAPRKPLARPVDILRRKPLK from the coding sequence ATGTCGTCTCTAAAGCACTTTTTTCTTCTTTGCTGCCTGCTGTTGCCGGCCTTGGCCTGGGCCCAGCAAACGCCTGCCCGCAAGCCCGCTACTCCGGCCAAAGGCCAGCGCATTGAGCTGCTGCCCGGCACCCAGGAGCTGATTGGCGGCGAGTTTAACGGAGTAGAAATCCGCAAGCTCATCGGCAATGTGAGCTTTAAGCAGGGCGACACGTTTATGTACTGCGACTCGGCCTACCAGTACACCGACCGCAACTCCATTGAGGCGTTCAGCAACGTGCGCATCGTACAGAACGATACCCTGACCATTACCGGCGACCGGGCCACCTACGACGGCGACGCCCGCAAAGCCCGCATGACGGGCAACGTAGTGATGCGCGACCCGCGCATGACGCTCACCACGCCCGTGCTCGACTACGACCTGAACCGCAAGCTGGCCTATTACAGCGGCGGTGGCCACCTCACCGACCCCGAAAATACGCTGGACAGCCGCCGCGGCTACTACAATACTCAAACCAAGGTATTCAGCTTTAAGGGCGGGGTGCAGGTGCAAACCAAGGACAACACCATCAACAGTGATACGCTGCAGTACAACACGGTTTCCAAAATTGTGTACTTCTTCAGCCCCACGCGCATCAAAGGGGCGCAGGGTTCCCTGTACGCCGAAAACGGCTACTACAACACCGCCACCCGGGTGTCCAACTTCAAGAGCAACGCCAAGATTGAAACCCGGGACTATCTGCTGGGCGGCGATAATCTGTACTACGACGAAAGCCGGCAGTACGGGCTGGCCACGGGGCGTGTGTCCATGGTCTCGAAGAAGGACAACATCACCATTCGTGGGGACGTGGGGCGCTACTGGCGCACGCTGGGGAAAGCCAAGGTGTACGGCAGCGCCGTGATGCGCAATATTGCCGACCGGGATACCCTGTATCTGGCCGCCGATACGCTCATGAGCGTGGACAGCCGTGACCCCGCCAAGCCCGGCGGCGTGGTGTATGCCTACCGAAAGGTGCGCATCTTCCGCAAAGATCTGCAGGGCCGCTGCGACTCCCTGACCTACGACCGTGCCGACTCCGTGATTTACCTGAACCGCAGGCCGGTATTGTGGAGCGGTACCAACCAACTCACCGCCGATAGCATGGAGCTGCGGCTGCGCCGTCAGAAAATAGACCAGATGCGGCTGTATGCCAACTCGTTTATTGCCGGCAAAGACACCCTGCTGAACTACAACCAGGTGAAGGGCCGCAACATGGTGGGCTACTTCCAGGGAAATAAATTGAAAAAAGTGGATGTGCTTGGCAACGCGGAGAGCCTCTACTTTGCTCTTGAGGGTGATACCAGCCTGACCGGCATGAACAAAGCCGTGAGCTCCAACATGGCGCTACGCTTTGGTCAGGATAGTAAACTACAGACCATCAGCTTTCTAACTAACCCCGATGCCAGCTTTATTCCGCCCCATGAGCTAAAGGATGAAGACAAGCAGCTGAAAGGGTTTCAATGGCGGGAAAAGGAGCGGCCTACCCGGCGCGGCACCCTGGGCAAGCACTTTGCCCTGCCCGTGAAAGCCAAGCCCAAAACCAAAGTCAAACGCAAAGCCACCACCACTAAAACCCGGGCAGCCACCAAAGCAAAAGCCAGGCCCGCAGCGGCTCCTAAAAAGCCCGCTCCGGCCCCCACCAAGCCTGCCCAGAAAGTTACAACGCCTCAGCCCAAACCCTCTACCGTAGTGCCTGCGCCCCGGAAACCGTTGGCGCGGCCGGTGGATATCCTGCGCCGGAAGCCGCTGAAATAG
- the tilS gene encoding tRNA lysidine(34) synthetase TilS — MLDRILQYIEENNLFSPTTDQLLVAVSGGQDSVVLADVLHRLEVPFAIAHCHFGLRGDEADADEQFVRKLAKKYEVPYFVEFFQTKAFAQQEGISTQMAARALRYAWFEQIRQTQGFQYIATAHHQRDAAETMLLNLTHGTGLAGLHGIRAKNGYLVRPLLAIGKEELFDYLVEQRLIWREDASNDSPIYQRNRLRHEVLPVLRDINPNLDQTLQFTAERVGGAEEILRRYVEDTATQAQRTEPEATYLNIATLQKTAATALVLQELLRPFGFTYPVVKEIVAAFNAEPGRRFESPTHRLVKDREQLVITPKNLSKFGTHQIAAGQEVLKIDGLHLRLELLEVEEGFEIPKGKAVAALDADLLHFPLIVRTWQEGDWFMPIGMKGKKKLSDFLIDQKVSLNLKDNVQLLVSGDGKIAWVIGFRPDDRFKVTEETERVLIVKRM, encoded by the coding sequence ATGCTTGACCGCATCCTTCAGTATATCGAAGAAAACAACCTCTTCTCCCCCACCACCGACCAGTTGCTGGTAGCCGTGAGCGGCGGCCAGGACTCCGTGGTGCTGGCCGATGTGCTGCACCGCCTGGAGGTACCATTTGCCATTGCCCACTGCCACTTTGGCCTGCGCGGCGACGAGGCCGATGCCGACGAGCAGTTTGTGCGCAAGCTGGCCAAGAAGTACGAGGTGCCCTACTTCGTGGAGTTCTTCCAGACCAAAGCTTTTGCTCAGCAGGAAGGTATTTCCACGCAAATGGCCGCCCGCGCCCTGCGCTACGCCTGGTTTGAGCAAATCCGTCAGACGCAGGGCTTCCAGTACATTGCCACCGCCCACCACCAGCGCGATGCCGCCGAAACCATGCTGCTGAACCTCACGCACGGCACCGGCCTGGCGGGTCTGCACGGTATCCGGGCCAAAAACGGCTACCTCGTGCGGCCACTCCTGGCCATTGGCAAAGAGGAGTTATTCGATTACCTGGTGGAGCAGCGCCTGATCTGGCGCGAAGACGCCAGCAACGACAGCCCCATATACCAGCGCAACCGCCTCCGCCACGAGGTGCTGCCCGTGCTGCGCGACATCAACCCCAACCTCGACCAGACCCTGCAGTTCACGGCGGAGCGCGTGGGCGGGGCCGAGGAAATTCTGCGCCGCTACGTGGAGGACACTGCCACGCAGGCCCAGCGCACCGAGCCCGAGGCCACGTACCTTAACATTGCCACTCTGCAAAAAACAGCTGCCACGGCGCTGGTGCTGCAGGAGCTGCTGCGCCCCTTCGGCTTTACCTATCCGGTAGTAAAGGAAATTGTAGCCGCCTTCAATGCTGAGCCGGGCCGCCGCTTTGAGTCGCCCACGCACCGGCTGGTGAAGGACCGGGAGCAGCTGGTTATCACGCCCAAAAACCTCTCGAAGTTTGGCACCCACCAGATTGCCGCCGGACAGGAAGTGCTCAAGATAGATGGCCTGCACCTGCGGCTCGAGCTGCTGGAGGTAGAAGAAGGCTTTGAGATTCCGAAGGGCAAAGCCGTGGCCGCGCTGGATGCCGACCTGCTGCATTTTCCGCTGATTGTGCGTACCTGGCAGGAAGGAGACTGGTTTATGCCCATCGGCATGAAAGGCAAGAAGAAGCTCTCCGATTTTCTGATTGACCAGAAAGTGTCCCTCAACCTGAAAGACAACGTGCAGTTGCTGGTTTCCGGCGACGGTAAAATTGCCTGGGTTATTGGCTTCCGGCCCGATGACCGGTTTAAGGTGACCGAGGAAACCGAGCGGGTGCTGATAGTGAAGCGCATGTAG